A genomic segment from Rahnella aceris encodes:
- a CDS encoding DMT family transporter gives MTELMMIILAIVAGAALSMQAAVNGQLGGKVGVLKSAFLTFSVGAAITAVLVLFLQTPQPQTLLTVPKWQLAGALFGVPYIIVMVTAVPRVGTAVATVAVILGQLAMGMLIDNFGWLDNPQIALSWHRIAAIPCLIIALALIYRSNRKAE, from the coding sequence ATGACTGAACTGATGATGATAATACTGGCCATTGTAGCCGGTGCCGCGCTGAGTATGCAGGCGGCGGTGAACGGGCAGTTAGGCGGGAAAGTGGGCGTACTGAAAAGCGCATTCCTGACGTTCAGCGTCGGGGCTGCCATTACCGCAGTGCTGGTGCTGTTTTTGCAAACACCACAGCCGCAAACTTTGCTCACCGTACCGAAGTGGCAACTCGCGGGCGCATTATTTGGCGTGCCTTACATCATTGTGATGGTGACAGCGGTACCCCGTGTCGGAACGGCGGTGGCAACTGTCGCGGTAATCCTCGGACAACTGGCAATGGGTATGCTGATTGATAATTTCGGCTGGCTGGATAATCCGCAGATCGCGCTGTCATGGCACCGGATTGCGGCTATTCCCTGCCTGATCATCGCACTGGCACTCATTTATCGCAGCAACCGGAAAGCAGAGTGA
- a CDS encoding LysR family transcriptional regulator yields the protein MKGFNQINIQALRLYVAVLDQGSFSEVARREAMSPSTVSRVISQLEQALQTQLLYRNTRAVSPTESGKLLAGHARQVLAQLDLATLDLQEQDSEPGGLVRINAPVVFGQRHLAPWLHELSTRYPRLNIELMQTDDFIDPLQDSVDLLIRIGVMADSTLQARTLGHQNFRLAASPAYLARAGKPETPEDLASHSCLVFKGFAGPQRWYFRQPEQEWHSMTLRGLLTSNNAETLTQAGIDGMGLVVFPTWLIGDALRDGRLVSVLENYQVSTSPEPQTISALYPNSRRPSIKVRAVIDFLLEKFGSPPYWER from the coding sequence ATGAAAGGTTTTAATCAGATCAATATTCAGGCATTACGGCTGTATGTCGCGGTACTGGATCAGGGCAGTTTCTCTGAGGTGGCGCGGCGTGAGGCGATGTCGCCGTCAACCGTATCGCGGGTGATTTCCCAGCTTGAACAGGCATTACAGACGCAACTGCTGTATCGCAACACACGCGCCGTCAGCCCGACAGAATCCGGCAAACTGCTCGCCGGACATGCGCGACAGGTGCTGGCACAGCTGGATCTCGCCACGCTGGATTTGCAGGAGCAGGACAGCGAACCCGGCGGACTGGTGCGCATCAATGCGCCGGTAGTTTTTGGTCAGCGCCATCTTGCGCCGTGGTTGCATGAGCTGAGTACACGTTATCCGCGCCTGAATATCGAGCTGATGCAGACCGACGATTTTATCGACCCGTTGCAGGACAGCGTTGACTTGCTCATCCGTATTGGCGTGATGGCGGACTCCACCCTGCAGGCGCGCACGCTCGGCCACCAGAATTTTCGCCTTGCCGCCAGCCCTGCTTATCTGGCCCGCGCAGGAAAGCCGGAAACACCGGAGGATTTAGCCAGTCACAGTTGCCTGGTGTTCAAAGGATTTGCCGGTCCGCAACGCTGGTACTTTCGTCAGCCGGAACAGGAATGGCATTCGATGACCCTGCGGGGATTACTGACCAGCAATAATGCGGAAACCCTGACGCAGGCCGGGATCGACGGCATGGGGCTGGTGGTGTTCCCCACCTGGCTGATTGGCGATGCCCTGCGCGACGGTCGGCTGGTCAGCGTACTGGAAAATTATCAGGTATCGACGTCACCGGAGCCGCAAACCATCAGCGCGCTGTATCCGAACAGCCGCCGCCCGTCGATCAAAGTCAGGGCTGTGATTGATTTTCTGCTGGAGAAATTTGGCAGTCCGCCGTACTGGGAAAGGTAA
- a CDS encoding DMT family transporter gives MNLMLIPLVVLAGMGLSLEAGLIGPLGTEVGHLWATLSIFGVGAVLTGLLVLFFSPRNAPSFNEQPGWTLLGGVLGPVYVVVLTLATPVIGIGMTMIAILSGQVAKSVLIDHYGWFGTPHKKVGGERLLALLFIVAALVLIAWD, from the coding sequence ATGAATCTGATGTTAATTCCGCTGGTCGTTCTGGCGGGGATGGGGCTTTCACTGGAGGCCGGGCTGATTGGTCCGCTGGGAACGGAGGTTGGCCATCTGTGGGCCACGCTGAGTATTTTTGGTGTGGGTGCGGTGCTCACCGGCCTGCTGGTGCTGTTTTTCAGCCCGCGTAATGCGCCGTCATTCAATGAACAACCGGGCTGGACATTGCTGGGTGGCGTGCTCGGCCCGGTCTATGTCGTGGTGCTGACGCTCGCGACGCCGGTCATTGGTATCGGCATGACCATGATTGCGATTTTGTCAGGGCAGGTGGCGAAAAGCGTGCTGATCGACCATTACGGCTGGTTTGGTACACCGCACAAGAAAGTCGGCGGCGAACGCCTGCTGGCGCTGCTGTTTATCGTTGCTGCACTTGTTTTGATTGCCTGGGACTGA
- the betB gene encoding betaine-aldehyde dehydrogenase, which produces MSRYGKQKLYINGRFQDSTGDETFDAVNPANGEVIATVQSATHADVDLAVKSAQKGQKVWAAMTAMSRARILRRAVDILRERNDELAAIETADTGKPLSETLAVDIVTGADVLEYYAGLIPAIEGQQIPLRDSSFVYTRREPLGVVAGIGAWNYPIQIALWKSAPALAAGNAMVFKPSENTSLTALKLAEIYTQAGVPDGVFSVVTGAASVGQALTDHPDIAKVSFTGGIKTGKKVMASASASTLKEVTMELGGKSPLIIFDDADLDKAADIAMMANFYSAGQVCTNGTRVFIPKALHKAFEAKVLERVKRIRSGDPTDENVNFGPLVSFAHMESVLRYIESGKREGATLLTGGERMTSGEFAKGAYVAPTVFTDCRDDMLIVREEIFGPVMSILTYESEEEVIRRANDTEYGLAAGLVTQDLNRAHRVIHKLEAGICWINTWGESAAEMPVGGYKHSGVGRENGITTLEHYTQIKSVQVELGEFSSVF; this is translated from the coding sequence ATGTCCCGCTACGGCAAGCAAAAACTTTATATCAACGGGCGTTTTCAGGACAGCACCGGTGATGAAACCTTCGACGCCGTTAATCCGGCCAACGGCGAAGTGATTGCCACGGTGCAATCCGCCACACATGCAGATGTCGATCTGGCGGTGAAATCCGCGCAGAAAGGCCAGAAAGTCTGGGCCGCGATGACCGCCATGAGCCGCGCCCGTATTCTGCGCCGCGCGGTGGATATTCTGCGTGAGCGCAACGACGAACTGGCCGCCATTGAAACGGCAGACACCGGTAAACCGCTGTCTGAAACGCTGGCCGTGGATATCGTCACCGGCGCGGATGTGCTGGAGTACTACGCCGGGTTAATCCCGGCGATTGAAGGCCAGCAAATTCCGCTGCGTGATTCTTCTTTCGTTTATACCCGCCGCGAGCCGCTGGGTGTGGTCGCCGGTATCGGCGCGTGGAACTATCCGATTCAGATTGCCTTGTGGAAATCTGCTCCTGCGCTGGCGGCCGGTAATGCGATGGTGTTCAAACCGAGTGAAAACACGTCGCTGACTGCCCTGAAACTGGCAGAAATCTACACCCAAGCCGGTGTGCCGGACGGCGTTTTCAGCGTGGTGACGGGCGCGGCCAGCGTCGGTCAGGCGTTAACCGATCATCCGGATATCGCCAAAGTCTCCTTCACTGGCGGTATCAAAACCGGCAAGAAAGTTATGGCCAGCGCCTCGGCCTCGACGCTGAAAGAAGTCACTATGGAACTGGGCGGTAAATCGCCATTGATTATTTTTGATGATGCCGATCTTGATAAAGCCGCCGACATCGCGATGATGGCGAATTTCTACAGCGCCGGACAGGTGTGCACCAACGGCACCCGGGTGTTTATCCCCAAAGCATTGCATAAAGCGTTCGAAGCCAAAGTGCTGGAACGGGTGAAACGCATTCGCTCAGGCGATCCGACAGATGAAAATGTCAACTTCGGCCCGCTGGTCAGCTTCGCGCACATGGAATCCGTGCTGCGTTACATCGAAAGCGGCAAACGTGAAGGCGCGACCTTGCTGACCGGTGGCGAACGCATGACTTCCGGTGAATTCGCCAAAGGCGCTTACGTTGCCCCGACGGTATTTACCGACTGCCGTGATGACATGCTGATCGTCCGTGAAGAAATCTTCGGACCGGTGATGAGCATTCTGACTTATGAAAGCGAAGAAGAAGTGATCCGCCGCGCCAATGATACTGAATATGGTCTGGCCGCCGGACTGGTGACGCAGGATCTCAACCGCGCCCACCGCGTGATCCACAAACTCGAAGCCGGGATTTGCTGGATTAACACCTGGGGCGAATCTGCCGCAGAAATGCCGGTCGGCGGTTACAAACATTCCGGTGTCGGGCGCGAAAACGGCATCACCACACTTGAGCATTACACCCAAATCAAATCCGTGCAGGTCGAACTGGGCGAATTCAGCTCAGTATTTTGA
- the betI gene encoding transcriptional regulator BetI — protein sequence MPKVGMQPIRRQQLIEATLAAVNEVGMHDASISQIARRAGVSNGIISHYFRDKNGLLEATMRYLLSHLGEGVQLRLSQMTDTAPTARLHAIAEANFDDSQTNSAAMKTWLAFWASSMHHPQLYRLQQVNSRRLYSNLCSEFRRFLPKNEARLAAQSTAALIDGLWLRGALSGKAFNRDEAMQITHRHIESQFAPRVVGQ from the coding sequence ATGCCCAAAGTAGGAATGCAGCCCATCAGACGGCAGCAATTAATTGAGGCAACGCTGGCTGCGGTGAACGAAGTCGGTATGCACGATGCTTCGATTTCGCAAATTGCCCGACGCGCTGGCGTCTCCAACGGCATCATCAGTCACTACTTTCGTGACAAGAACGGGCTGCTGGAAGCCACTATGCGTTATTTGCTCAGTCATCTGGGAGAAGGTGTGCAGTTGCGCTTATCACAGATGACGGATACCGCACCGACGGCGCGGCTGCATGCGATTGCAGAAGCCAATTTTGACGACAGTCAGACTAACAGCGCGGCGATGAAAACCTGGCTGGCCTTCTGGGCGAGCAGCATGCATCACCCGCAGTTGTACCGGCTGCAACAGGTTAACAGCCGCCGGCTCTATTCCAATTTATGTTCTGAATTCAGACGTTTTCTGCCTAAAAACGAGGCGCGTCTCGCAGCGCAAAGCACGGCGGCATTGATTGATGGCCTGTGGCTGCGCGGCGCACTCAGCGGTAAAGCGTTTAACCGCGACGAGGCGATGCAGATAACACATCGCCATATTGAATCGCAGTTCGCACCGCGCGTTGTCGGGCAGTAA
- a CDS encoding RES family NAD+ phosphorylase, which yields MKLFRIVQTRHLATAWSGAGAQLYGGRWNPPGRPVVYVTTSISLAILEILVHLQNSMLMRSYTLLSIEVPEELLDTLEVSELAADWRSASVPDSTQRQGDVWLAEGEYVGLKVPSVIVPSEYNVLLNPLHPAFADLLSSVEREPMMFDPRLQ from the coding sequence TTGAAGCTGTTTCGTATCGTGCAGACCCGCCATCTGGCGACAGCCTGGTCGGGAGCCGGCGCGCAACTTTATGGCGGTCGCTGGAATCCGCCAGGCAGGCCGGTCGTCTATGTCACCACCAGCATCTCACTGGCTATCCTGGAAATTCTGGTGCATTTGCAAAACAGCATGTTGATGCGTTCCTATACCTTGCTGAGTATTGAGGTGCCAGAGGAACTGCTGGATACGCTGGAAGTTTCAGAGCTTGCCGCCGACTGGCGAAGCGCATCAGTGCCTGACAGCACTCAACGTCAGGGTGACGTCTGGCTTGCAGAAGGTGAATATGTCGGGCTGAAAGTGCCGTCAGTGATTGTGCCGTCGGAATACAACGTATTACTTAATCCGCTACACCCGGCTTTTGCCGATTTACTGAGTTCAGTAGAACGCGAGCCCATGATGTTTGACCCGCGCCTGCAATAA
- a CDS encoding nucleoside-specific channel-forming protein Tsx, with protein MKNKIIAAGALMALSYSATVLADDSKGEFVSDWWHQSVNVVGSADTRFGPTLRNDVYLEYEAFAHKDWFDFYGYIDIPKTFGAGNGNDTGIWDKNGSPLFMEIEPRFSIDKLTGTDLSFGPFKEWYFANNYIYDMGPDSDNRQNTWYMGLGTDIDTGLPMSLSLNVYAKYQWENYGAANENSWDGYRFKVKYFVPLTQLWGGNLSYIGFTNFDWGSSLGDDDFRDLNGNKARSNNSIASSHILSLNYTHWHYSFVARYFHNGGQWADGAELNFGNGNFDVKSTGWGYYGVIGYNF; from the coding sequence ATGAAAAATAAAATTATTGCAGCAGGCGCTTTGATGGCTTTGTCCTACAGCGCGACCGTGCTCGCTGATGATAGCAAGGGCGAATTTGTTTCTGACTGGTGGCACCAAAGTGTCAACGTTGTAGGTAGCGCCGATACCCGTTTCGGGCCTACGCTGCGTAACGATGTTTACCTTGAATATGAAGCGTTTGCGCACAAAGACTGGTTTGATTTCTACGGTTATATCGATATTCCTAAAACCTTCGGCGCCGGTAATGGTAATGACACCGGTATCTGGGATAAAAACGGTTCTCCGCTGTTTATGGAAATCGAACCGCGTTTCTCTATTGATAAGCTGACCGGTACTGATCTGAGCTTCGGTCCGTTCAAAGAATGGTACTTCGCGAACAACTATATCTACGACATGGGTCCGGATAGCGATAACCGTCAAAATACCTGGTACATGGGGCTGGGCACCGACATCGACACCGGTTTGCCGATGAGCCTGTCTCTGAACGTGTATGCGAAATACCAGTGGGAAAACTACGGCGCAGCGAACGAAAACAGCTGGGACGGTTACCGTTTCAAAGTGAAATATTTCGTTCCTCTGACGCAACTGTGGGGTGGCAACCTGAGCTATATCGGGTTCACCAACTTCGACTGGGGCTCCTCACTGGGTGATGACGATTTCCGTGATCTGAACGGCAACAAAGCGCGTTCTAACAACTCTATCGCCTCCAGCCATATCCTGTCGCTGAACTACACACACTGGCATTACTCGTTCGTGGCGCGTTACTTCCACAACGGCGGCCAGTGGGCTGACGGCGCTGAACTGAACTTCGGTAACGGTAACTTCGATGTGAAGTCCACCGGCTGGGGTTACTACGGCGTGATTGGCTACAACTTCTGA
- the betA gene encoding choline dehydrogenase, giving the protein MDYDYIIIGAGSAGNVLATRLTEDSSVSVLLLEAGGPDYRLDFRTQMPAALAFPLQGRRYNWAYETDPEPHMNNRRMECGRGKGLGGSSLINGMCYIRGNAMDFDNWAKAPGLEDWSYLDCLPYFRKAETRDIGPNDFHGGEGPVSVATPKNGNNPLFGAMIEAGVQAGYSRTDDLNGFKQEGFGPMDRTVTPKGRRASTARGYLDQAKPRANLTIVTHALTDRILFDGKRAVGVSYFHGDEYNAKTAKAKREVLLCSGAIASPQILQRSGVGAAELLNRLDIPLVHDLPGVGENLQDHLEMYLQYSCTQPVSLYPALQMHNQPAIGAEWLFKGTGVGASNQFEAGGFIRSREEFAWPNIQYHFLPVAINYNGSNAVKEHGFQAHVGSMRSPSRGRVQVKSKDPRQHPSILFNYMATEQDWQEFRDAIRITREIMNQPALDPYRGREISPGENVQTDEELDAFIREHAETAFHPSCTCKMGTDEMAVVDGEGRVHGMEGLRVVDASIMPQIITGNLNATTIMIAEKIADKIRGRQPLPRSTAAYYTAGDAPVRTQPLKKSA; this is encoded by the coding sequence ATGGATTACGATTACATCATTATCGGGGCCGGTTCTGCCGGCAACGTACTCGCCACCCGTCTGACTGAAGACAGCAGTGTCAGCGTGTTGCTGCTCGAAGCCGGTGGCCCGGATTATCGTCTGGATTTTCGCACGCAGATGCCTGCGGCGCTGGCATTTCCGTTACAGGGTCGTCGTTACAACTGGGCGTACGAAACCGACCCGGAGCCGCATATGAATAACCGCCGCATGGAGTGCGGGCGCGGTAAAGGGCTGGGAGGCTCGTCGCTGATTAACGGCATGTGTTACATCCGCGGTAACGCGATGGATTTCGATAACTGGGCGAAAGCACCGGGTCTGGAAGACTGGAGTTATCTGGACTGCCTGCCTTATTTCCGTAAAGCAGAAACCCGCGACATCGGCCCGAATGACTTCCACGGCGGCGAAGGGCCGGTGAGCGTGGCGACGCCTAAAAACGGTAATAATCCGCTGTTCGGCGCGATGATTGAAGCCGGTGTGCAGGCGGGGTATTCGCGCACGGATGACCTGAATGGGTTCAAACAGGAAGGTTTTGGCCCGATGGACAGAACCGTGACGCCGAAGGGGCGTCGTGCGAGCACTGCCCGCGGGTATCTGGATCAGGCCAAACCGCGCGCCAATCTGACCATTGTGACGCATGCCCTGACCGACAGGATCCTGTTCGATGGCAAGCGCGCGGTGGGTGTCAGCTATTTCCACGGTGATGAATACAACGCCAAAACGGCGAAGGCGAAACGCGAAGTGTTGCTGTGCAGCGGCGCGATTGCCTCTCCGCAAATTCTGCAACGTTCCGGTGTCGGTGCGGCTGAACTGCTGAACCGTCTGGATATCCCGCTGGTGCATGACTTGCCGGGCGTCGGGGAGAACCTGCAGGATCATCTGGAAATGTACCTGCAATACAGTTGTACGCAGCCGGTCTCGTTGTATCCGGCATTGCAGATGCACAACCAGCCAGCGATTGGTGCCGAGTGGCTGTTTAAAGGCACCGGCGTGGGTGCCAGCAATCAGTTTGAAGCGGGCGGTTTTATCCGCAGCCGTGAAGAATTTGCCTGGCCGAATATTCAGTATCACTTCCTGCCGGTGGCGATTAATTACAACGGCAGTAATGCGGTAAAAGAGCACGGTTTCCAGGCGCATGTCGGTTCAATGCGTTCACCCAGCCGTGGCCGCGTTCAGGTGAAATCGAAAGATCCGCGCCAGCATCCGAGCATTCTGTTTAATTACATGGCGACGGAGCAGGACTGGCAGGAGTTCCGTGACGCCATCCGCATCACGCGTGAAATCATGAATCAGCCAGCGCTGGATCCTTACCGTGGTCGTGAAATCAGCCCGGGTGAAAACGTACAGACTGACGAAGAGCTGGATGCGTTTATCCGTGAACATGCGGAAACGGCTTTCCATCCGTCATGCACCTGTAAAATGGGCACGGATGAGATGGCGGTGGTAGACGGAGAAGGGCGGGTTCACGGTATGGAAGGGCTGCGCGTGGTTGATGCCTCCATCATGCCGCAGATCATTACCGGTAACCTGAATGCGACAACTATTATGATCGCCGAAAAAATTGCCGATAAAATCCGTGGCCGCCAGCCATTACCGCGCAGTACGGCGGCGTATTACACCGCGGGCGACGCACCGGTTCGCACGCAGCCGCTGAAGAAATCTGCCTGA
- the parS gene encoding type II RES/Xre toxin-antitoxin system antitoxin, with product MINAIQKGFPVDSISRLNTELGWPKMVLLEIMGINERNYARRKAGNGLLKSEESERVARLVRIVDAATDLFEGDRVSALEWFTRPAPALDGSRPLELLSSEAGAVEVSRLIGRLQHGVFS from the coding sequence TTGATAAATGCCATACAAAAGGGATTTCCGGTTGATAGTATCAGCCGTCTTAATACTGAGCTGGGATGGCCAAAAATGGTGTTACTGGAAATCATGGGCATTAACGAACGCAACTATGCCCGGCGTAAAGCCGGGAACGGATTGCTAAAAAGTGAAGAGAGTGAACGTGTGGCGCGACTGGTTCGCATCGTGGATGCCGCAACTGATTTGTTCGAAGGGGATCGTGTCTCGGCGCTCGAATGGTTCACCCGCCCTGCTCCGGCACTGGATGGTTCACGTCCGCTGGAACTGCTGTCTTCTGAAGCGGGTGCTGTGGAAGTCAGCCGCCTGATTGGTCGTCTCCAGCACGGTGTTTTCAGTTGA
- a CDS encoding GNAT family N-acetyltransferase — protein MTESSSLHWQDYHHSELNAAQLYAILALRSEVFVVEQTCVYQDIDGQDLTGENRHIVAWLDGKIAAYARILCFEDDVAIGRVIVAPSARGLKLGYQLMEQALAACQKHWPGARVAISAQAHLQGFYGRLGFVAYTEIYDEDGIPHVGMELNS, from the coding sequence ATGACGGAATCATCATCGCTTCACTGGCAGGATTATCATCACAGTGAACTGAACGCGGCGCAGCTTTACGCCATTCTTGCACTGCGAAGTGAAGTATTTGTGGTGGAACAAACCTGTGTTTATCAGGATATCGACGGACAGGATCTGACCGGCGAAAACCGTCATATCGTCGCCTGGCTGGATGGCAAGATTGCTGCCTACGCGCGTATTCTGTGTTTTGAAGATGACGTGGCAATCGGACGGGTGATTGTCGCGCCCTCTGCACGCGGCCTGAAACTGGGTTATCAGCTGATGGAACAGGCACTGGCTGCCTGCCAGAAACACTGGCCGGGTGCGCGCGTCGCGATTTCCGCACAGGCGCATTTGCAGGGATTCTATGGCAGGCTGGGGTTTGTGGCGTATACCGAAATTTATGACGAAGATGGGATACCGCATGTGGGGATGGAGTTGAATTCCTGA
- a CDS encoding choline transporter, translated as MAIADTTERKSEKPRDQLNKVVFFTSAGLILAFTLMTIFFTDLSGKWISLTLNWVSATFGWYYMLAATLYIVFVVFIACSRFGSIKLGPEQSKPEFSMMSWAAMLFAAGIGIDLMFFSVAEPVTQYMLPPEGNGQTLEAARQAMTWTLFHYGLTGWAMYALMGIALGYFSYRYNLPLTIRSALYPIFGKRINGPIGHSVDIAAVVGTIFGIATTLGIGVVQLNYGLKVLFHIPENLTVQAALILLSVIMATVSVTSGVNKGIRILSELNVLLALGLILFLLFFGNTEFLLNALVLNIGDYINRFMGMTLNTFAFDRPTEWMNSWTLFFWAWWVAWSPFVGLFLARISRGRTIRQFVFGTLIIPFVFTLLWLSIFGNSALYQILHGNLDFANEVISHPERGVYSLLAQYPGFTLSASVATITGLLFYVTSADSGSLVLGNFTSKLADINNDAPNWLRIFWSVTIGVLTLGMLMTDGVSALQNTTVIMGLPFSFVIFFIMAGLYKSLRLEDYRRASTQQTLAPLPATSDAALNWKQRLSRVMNYPGTRHTQKMMDTVCRPAMQEVAQELELRGAKVTFNEHAPQEDEKIGPLELQVALGEEQNFVYQIWPVRYAVPAFTYRARAGKSHYYRLETFLLEGTQGNDLMDFTKHQVINDILDQYERHLNFLHINREAPGNTLTFPEQPV; from the coding sequence ATGGCGATTGCCGATACGACAGAGAGAAAAAGCGAAAAACCTCGCGACCAGCTGAACAAGGTTGTGTTCTTCACCTCCGCCGGGCTGATTTTAGCCTTCACATTAATGACCATTTTCTTCACCGATTTATCAGGAAAATGGATCAGCCTGACCCTTAACTGGGTGTCCGCCACCTTCGGCTGGTATTACATGCTGGCGGCTACGCTGTACATCGTGTTTGTAGTGTTCATAGCCTGTTCACGTTTTGGTTCGATCAAACTGGGCCCTGAACAATCCAAACCCGAATTCAGCATGATGAGCTGGGCTGCAATGCTGTTTGCTGCCGGGATCGGCATCGACCTGATGTTCTTCTCGGTCGCCGAACCGGTGACACAATACATGTTGCCACCGGAAGGCAACGGGCAAACGCTGGAAGCCGCGCGGCAGGCCATGACCTGGACGCTGTTCCACTACGGCCTGACCGGCTGGGCGATGTACGCGCTGATGGGCATTGCACTGGGCTATTTCAGCTACCGCTATAACCTGCCGCTGACCATCCGTTCGGCGCTGTACCCGATTTTTGGTAAGCGCATTAACGGCCCGATCGGTCATAGCGTGGATATCGCTGCCGTGGTCGGGACTATTTTTGGTATCGCCACCACGCTCGGCATTGGTGTGGTGCAGCTTAACTACGGCCTGAAAGTGCTGTTCCATATTCCGGAAAACCTGACCGTTCAGGCCGCGCTGATCCTGCTTTCTGTGATTATGGCGACGGTGTCGGTGACCTCCGGCGTTAACAAAGGTATCCGTATTCTGTCGGAACTCAACGTACTGCTGGCGCTGGGGCTGATTCTGTTCCTGCTGTTCTTCGGCAATACCGAATTCCTGCTCAATGCGCTGGTGCTCAATATTGGCGATTACATCAATCGCTTTATGGGCATGACGCTCAATACCTTTGCCTTTGACCGCCCGACCGAATGGATGAACAGCTGGACCCTGTTCTTCTGGGCGTGGTGGGTAGCGTGGTCGCCGTTTGTCGGCCTGTTCCTGGCGCGTATTTCACGCGGTCGTACCATCCGTCAGTTCGTGTTCGGCACCCTGATTATTCCGTTCGTCTTCACCCTGCTGTGGCTGTCAATTTTCGGTAACAGTGCGCTGTACCAGATCCTGCATGGCAATCTGGATTTCGCTAACGAAGTGATCTCACACCCTGAACGCGGCGTTTACAGCCTGCTGGCACAGTATCCCGGCTTTACGCTGAGCGCGTCCGTCGCGACGATTACCGGCCTGCTGTTTTATGTCACCTCGGCGGATTCCGGCTCGCTGGTGTTGGGTAACTTCACCTCAAAACTGGCAGACATCAATAACGATGCGCCAAACTGGCTGCGGATTTTCTGGTCGGTCACCATCGGCGTACTGACACTGGGTATGCTGATGACCGACGGCGTTTCTGCACTGCAAAACACCACGGTAATTATGGGTCTGCCGTTCAGCTTTGTGATTTTCTTCATCATGGCCGGATTGTATAAATCACTGCGTCTGGAAGATTACCGCCGCGCCAGCACCCAGCAGACTCTGGCTCCGCTGCCTGCCACCAGCGACGCGGCGCTGAACTGGAAACAGCGTCTGTCGCGGGTCATGAATTATCCGGGCACACGCCATACTCAGAAAATGATGGACACTGTTTGCCGCCCTGCGATGCAGGAAGTGGCCCAGGAACTGGAACTACGCGGGGCAAAAGTGACCTTTAACGAGCACGCGCCACAGGAAGACGAGAAAATCGGGCCGCTGGAATTGCAGGTCGCGTTGGGCGAAGAGCAAAACTTTGTCTATCAGATCTGGCCGGTACGTTATGCGGTTCCTGCCTTTACCTATCGCGCACGCGCCGGTAAATCGCATTATTACCGTCTGGAAACCTTCCTTCTTGAAGGGACTCAGGGTAATGACCTGATGGACTTCACCAAACATCAGGTGATCAATGACATTCTGGATCAGTACGAACGTCATCTGAACTTCCTGCATATCAACCGTGAAGCGCCGGGCAACACCCTCACCTTCCCCGAACAGCCAGTCTGA